A stretch of Henckelia pumila isolate YLH828 chromosome 4, ASM3356847v2, whole genome shotgun sequence DNA encodes these proteins:
- the LOC140867781 gene encoding mediator of RNA polymerase II transcription subunit 13 isoform X2 gives MMWTNVFKLGGLNQISWFQFLPHEFDFSTLPDKSVKLDQKDALPRLVLSAHQQLQNEGFLSTWTNSFVGPWDPSQGLHNPDEKIKLWLFLPGQHSSVAEKAQLSVSRLRVLASGLWVAPGDSEEVAAALSQALRNCIERALRGLSYVRFGDVFSKHHPFIQNEELFRRGQPVAEFIFAATEETIFVHVIISAKHVRALSSGDIESFINRSTRHANERISVVVSPHGMRGKLTGCCPSNLVKQVYLRPGKFRGSNGIVGLPYHASQGPGPPSQLMGQNCYVEVTLGCLDKTVHSHKNSQPPGIENPAIVRGTQIGSSENLSICDKVFVYPAEAVLFPVKQTSFARSALKRFWMQNWAGPSVSGCSIFMHCDEWVDSRGGSLLEPSGTRSQHGNHSSSNSNCSSNCSISSSSSESDRKTLGAGDLEADADSLMSRESGLSSLGQPQNADPKIGSKRPRTGTSESFGQAGVVLNPSTSDYGTMEVNNTTSIVRVSNDQVGSYWGWDDDDRGMEMDIQALLSEFGGFGDFFENDTLPFGEPPGTAESHELPFHASDGGELGSSPCNSLMDVSDQLVLPVGFPTFDSYNHPPAPAPVENSSKNQEAIKGSASASAPALDTCTMPPLRGEFDHVLKAEALMTFAPEYGAVETPQSEISSVILRSPYVPKSCKVDSASSSNNYVYSATPPSPFCDGSDEKSTVHSGMKACTEKNDSNSFLKSEKYYTHVDKGNRQQIIGKFTNRDNHIFEGDDGVGSSQFSVLTQTNSEISNGSLREDNFLLSSRTVLATETECLLCQATMCRLRHTLLSPSKFSSAVLNGLPASGISNQVNVDPGIMVDNISSKSEFRKKETIPVRIAGDIDGGVLDGPLSAPVGVWRSVGMPKVAKTSTPTVEVCPSMPHNSFIEESMLSYGLRQPLQELLDGISFLVQQATSFVDVSLDADCGDGPYGLLALQEQCRRGFSCGPSMVHAGCGGVLASCHSLDIAGVELLDPLSVDVQASLTISLLQSDMKAALKSAFSCVDGPLSVIDWCKGRNQPNELGITCNGFSSESTASVSDCRDSSSTVTLSVGDPMSPSLSSVGGASSQKVSVSLDGTRGDEASERHLNQDTSLLESDQQLCLRFRPTVSVVPFPSILVGYQDDWLKTSVSSLQVWEKAPLEPYATPKHMNYYVVCPNIDPLITAASDFFLQLGTVYETCKLGTHAPQSLGNEMEIDSGKNNASGFVLLDCPQSMKIDTNNASMLGSISDYFLSLSNGWDLTCFLKTLSKVLKTLKLGSSTITNAKERNSVPCTVVYVICPFPEPLAVLQTVVESSIAIGSIIRSSDKERRSMMNNQVAKALSYSAAVDESFSNVLTLTGFSIPKLVLQIVTVDAIFRVTSPALNELIILKETAFTVYNKARRIARGVSTETLPPSLPGRSHSVLMQMASPGMWKDCVGSRIVGPSLQRENELDASLRPGTWDNSWHAARSGGLGCDPNRTGDVFSQDDIRCLFEPLFILAEPGSLDRGFSPFLGNPTFDSSKPLSDDCASNSFVQSSASSGSGDNARNTQSDALDSDGFASVHQKPLPSLHCCYGWTEDWRWMVCIWTDSRGELLDSYVYPFGGISSRQDTKGLQSLFIQILQQGCQILQACSPDISNAKPRDLVITRVGCYFELECQEWQKALYSAGGSDVKKWSVQLRRSFPDGIPPGSNGTSLQQQEMSLIQDRALPSSPSPLSSPHPKSSSFMKGGMGQPSSRKQMMGGHAVLDNSKGILQWVQNISFVSVSIDHSLQLVYQADSTYTGSNQGSAMSSQSGYLEGYTPVKSLGSTSASYVLIPSPSMRFLPPAVLQLPTCLTAESPPLAHLLHSKGSAIPLSTGFVVSQAVPSVRKDSRTFSKEERPSVLSVNLIDYYGSSNLNQEKSAKPVPKVLGKGVNSDAKDFEIETHLILESLAAELHALSWMTVSPAYLERRTALPFHCDMVLRLRRLLHFADKELSRLPDKARGS, from the exons ATGATGTGGACAAATGTTTTCAAACTT GGTGGTTTGAACCAGATTTCGTGGTTTCAGTTTCTTCCCCACGAATTTGATTTCAGCACTCTTCCTGATAAGAG TGTGAAATTGGACCAGAAAGATGCCTTGCCCCGTCTGGTGCTTTCAGCGCACCAGCAACTGCAGAATGAAGGATTTCTCAGTACATGGACCAATTCTTTTGTGGGTCCTTGGGACCCTTCGCAGGGTTTACATAATCCTG atGAAAAGATCAAGCTCTGGCTTTTCCTCCCCGGGCAACATTCATCTGTTGCTGAGAAGGCACAGCTTTCTGTTTCTAGGTTGAGAG TCCTTGCATCTGGACTTTGGGTGGCTCCTGGTGATTCAGAAGAAGTAGCTGCTGCCTTGTCCCAGGCTTTAAGGAACTGTATAGAAAG AGCTCTTAGGGGACTTTCTTATGTACGATTTGGAGATGTATTTTCAAAGCATCACCCATTTATACAGAATGAAGAACTGTTCAG GCGTGGTCAACCTGTTGCTGAGTTCATCTTTGCCGCAACAGAAGAAACAATTTTTGttcatgttattatatctgCTAA GCATGTTCGAGCTCTTTCAAGTGGAGACATCGAGTCATTCATCAACCGTTCTACTAGGCACGCCAATGAAAGAATATCAG TCGTTGTCTCCCCTCATGGGATGCGTGGAAAGCTTACTGGATGCTGTCCAAGTAATCTTGTGAAGCAAGTCTATCTGAG ACCTGGGAAGTTCAGAGGTTCAAATGGGATTGTAGGTCTACCTTACCATGCTTCTCAGGGGCCTGGACCGCCAAGTCAACTGATGGGACAAAACTGCTATGTTGAAGTGACACTTGGCTGCCTTGACAAGACGGTGCACTCACACAAGAACTCTCAGCCTCCTGGTATCGAGAACCCAGCTATAGTGAGAGGTACTCAGATTGGGTCATCCGAAAATCTTTCAATTTGTGATAAAGTCTTTGTATATCCTGCCGAGGCCGTTCTCTTTCCAGTTAAGCAGACATCTTTTGCTAGATCAGCTCTGAAGAG ATTCTGGATGCAAAATTGGGCTGGCCCATCAGTATCTGGTTGTTCTATTTTTATGCATTG TGATGAGTGGGTGGATTCAAGGGGAGGATCTTTGCTTGAACCAAGTGGAACTCGCTCTCAGCATGGCAATCACAGCAGTAGCAACAGTAATTGTAGTAGCAATTGCAGCATCAGTAGTTCCTCCAGTGAGAGTGATCGAAAAACTCTGGGAGCTGGTGATCTTGAGGCAGATGCAGATTCTTTAATGTCCAGAGAGTCTGGTTTGTCTTCATTGGGACAACCTCAGAATGCTGACCCCAAAATT GGTTCTAAGCGGCCACGAACAGGAACATCAGAATCATTCGGTCAAGCTGGTGTGGTTTTAAATCCTTCCACAAGTGATTATGGTACCATGGAAGTCAACAACACCACGTCCATTGTTAGGGTTTCAAATGATCAAGTTGGGTCTTATTGGGGTTGGGATGATGATGATAGAGGCATGGAAATGGATATTCAAGCATTGCTGTCAGAGTTTGGTGGTTTTGGTGACTTTTTTGAGAACGACACTTTGCCGTTCGGGGAG CCTCCAGGAACTGCAGAGTCTCACGAACTCCCGTTTCATGCATCTGATGGTGGAGAGCTAGGTAGCAGCCCCTGCAACTCACTGATGGATGTCTCTGATCAATTGGTTTTGCCAGTAGGTTTTCCAACCTTTGATAGCTATAATCACCCACCAGCTCCTGCACCTGTGGAAAATTCAAGCAAAAATCAGGAGGCCATAAAGGGTTCTGCTTCTGCTTCTGCTCCTGCTCTTGACACCTGCACTATGCCACCACTTAGAGGCGAGTTTGATCATGTTTTAAAGGCGGAAGCGCTTATGACATTTGCTCCAGAATATGGAGCTGTGGAAACCCCTCAGAGTGAGATATCCTCTGTGATACTACGAAGTCCATATGTTCCAAAATCTTGCAAAGTGGATTCAGCTTCAAGCTCGAACAATTATGTGTACTCTGCAACTCCACCTTCTCCTTTCTGTGATGGATCTGATGAGAAATCTACCGTTCATTCAGGCATGAAAGCATGCACTGAAAAGAATGAttctaattcctttttaaaGTCAGAGAAATACTACACACATGTTGACAAAGGAAACAGGCAGCAAATAATTGGAAAGTTCACTAACCGTGACAATCACATTTTTGAAGGTGACGATGGAGTTGGATCATCACAATTTTCTGTTCTCACTCAGACAAATTCCGAAATAAGCAATGGCTCGTTGAGGGAAGATAATTTTCTTCTATCTTCTAGGACTGTCCTTGCAACAGAAACCGAGTGCCTCTTGTGCCAGGCCACCATGTGCAGGTTGCGGCATACGTTGCTGTCTCCTAGCAAATTTTCATCTGCAGTCTTGAATGGGTTACCTGCCAGTGGCATTTCCAATCAGGTCAATGTTGATCCAGGCATCATGGTGGACAATATTTCAAGTAAATCTGAGtttagaaagaaagaaaccataCCTGTTAGGATAGCTGGTGATATAGATGGAGGTGTACTTGATGGGCCATTGAGTGCACCTGTTGGTGTTTGGCGTTCTGTTGGAATGCCTAAAGTTGCAAAAACAAGTACTCCAACTGTGGAAGTTTGTCCATCCATGCCTCACAATTCATTCATCGAAGAAAGCATGCTTTCTTATGGACTTCGGCAGCCACTTCAGGAACTTCTTGATGGCATATCATTTCTTGTACAACAAGCTACTTCATTCGTTGATGTGTCTCTGGATGCTGATTGTGGTGATGGGCCCTATGGTTTGCTTGCACTTCAAGAGCAGTGTAGGCGTGGGTTTTCATGTGGACCCTCTATGGTACATGCTGGTTGTGGAGGAGTTTTGGCTTCTTGTCATTCCTTGGATATCGCTGGCGTGGAGCTCCTTGATCCACTCTCGGTTGAT GTTCAGGCATCTCTAACAATtagtttgttgcaatcagacaTGAAAGCAGCTCTAAAATCTGCATTTAGCTGTGTGGATGGTCCTCTATCTGTTATTGATTGGTGCAAGGGCCGCAACCAACCCAATGAATTAGGAATAACATGCAATGGATTTTCTTCAGAATCTACTGCAAGTGTGAGCGATTGTCGGGATTCTTCAAGTACAGTAACACTATCAGTTGGAGATCCCATGAGCCCATCTCTGTCATCTGTTGGTGGTGCATCTTCCCAAAAAG TTTCTGTTTCATTAGATGGAACCAGAGGGGATGAGGCAAGTGAAAGGCATTTAAACCAGGACACTTCTTTATTGGAATCAGATCAGCAACTATGCTTACGGTTTCGCCCCACAGTTTCTGTAGTTCCATTTCCTTCCATACTTGTTGG GTACCAAGATGATTGGCTTAAGACATCAGTTAGCTCCTTACAAGTTTGGGAAAAGGCTCCCCTTGAACCATATGCAACCCCAAAACAT ATGAACTACTATGTTGTATGTCCAAATATCGATCCACTCATTACAGCGGCCTCAGACTTTTTTCTGCAGCTTGGAACTG TTTATGAAACTTGCAAGCTGGGAACCCATGCGCCCCAAAGTCTTGGGAATGAGATGGAAATAGATTCTGGAAAAAATAATGCTTCTGGTTTTGTCTTGCTCGATTGTCCCCAATCGATGAAGATAGATACAAATAATGCATCTATGCTGGGTTCGATTAGTGATTATTTTCTCTCTCTGTCCAATGGCTGGGATCTGACTTGCTTTCTAAAGACTCTTTCCAAGGTTCTCAAAACCTTAAAACTTGGTTCATCTACAATCACAAATGCAAAGGAAAGAAATAGTGTACCATGCACT GTAGTCTATGTGATATGCCCCTTTCCCGAGCCACTTGCAGTTCTACAAACTGTGGTTGAATCCTCTATTGCTATTGGATCAATCATTCGGTCTTCTGATAAAGAGAGGAGATCTATGATGAACAATCAAGTTGCAAAAGCATTGAGTTACTCAGCAGCTGTGGATGAGTCGTTTTCTAATGTATTAACTCTCACAGGATTTAGCATCCCTAAGTTGGTACTGCAAATTGTGACGGTGGATGCCATTTTTCGGGTAACTAGTCCGGCACTTAACGAGCTCATCATTTTGAAGGAAACTGCTTTCACTGTTTACAATAAAGCTCGCCGAATTGCACGCGGAGTCTCCACAGAGACTTTGCCTCCATCTCTGCCAGGAAGGTCTCACTCAGTCTTAATGCAGATGGCTTCGCCAGGTATGTGGAAAGACTGTGTTGGTTCTCGAATTGTGGGACCATCTCTTCAGAGAGAAAATGAACTTGATGCAAGCTTGAGACCAGGTACGTGGGATAACTCTTGGCACGCAGCAAGGAGTGGGGGACTTGGATGTGATCCCAACAGAACTGGAGATGTCTTTTCCCAAGATGACATTCGCTGTTTATTCGAGCCACTTTTTATCCTCGCAGAACCTGGTTCCCTTGACCGTGGGTTTTCTCCCTTTTTGGGGAATCCTACTTTTGATTCATCGAAGCCATTATCAGATGATTGTGCAAGTAACAGCTTTGTGCAGAGTTCTGCATCATCAGGTAGTGGAGATAATGCTCGTAATACTCAGTCGGATGCCCTGGATTCAGATGGTTTTGCATCTGTTCATCAAAAACCACTCCCCAGTCTGCATTGTTGTTATGGGTGGACCGAGGATTGGCGTTGGATGGTGTGCATATGGACTGATTCGAGAGGTGAACTGCTCGATAGTTATGTCTACCCTTTTGGAGGTATCAGCAGTCGGCAAGACACCAAGGGTCTGCAGTCCCTTTTTATTCAAATACTGCAACAAGGATGCCAGATTCTTCAGGCTTGTTCTCCTGATATTTCTAATGCTAAGCCTAGAGATCTAGTTATCACGCGAGTTGGATGTTATTTTGAACTCGAGTGCCAGG AGTGGCAGAAAGCTTTGTATTCAGCTGGGGGTTCCGACGTTAAGAAGTGGTCTGTGCAGCTTCGACGGTCATTCCCTGATGGAATTCCTCCTGGTAGCAATGGAACTTCTTTGCAGCAGCAGGAAATGAGTTTAATTCAAGACAGAGCATTACCTTCTTCACCGAGCCCATTGTCTAGTCCTCATCCCAAGTCTTCGTCCTTCATGAAAGGTGGTATGGGGCAACCTTCCTCCAGAAAGCAGATGATGGGCGGGCATGCAGTATTGGACAATTCGAAGGGCATACTGCAGTGGGTGCAGAACATCAGCTTTGTCTCAGTCTCAATCGATCACTCCCTACAACTAGTGTATCAAGCAGATTCTACATATACTG GATCAAATCAGGGTAGTGCCATGTCAAGCCAATCAGGCTATCTCGAAGGATACACTCCTGTGAAATCCCTTGGCTCTACTTCTGCATCCTATGTTTTAATCCCATCACCGAGCATGCGTTTTCTGCCTCCTGCAGTTCTTCAGCTCCCTACATGTCTCACTGCAGAGTCGCCTCCTCTCGCTCACCTTTTGCACAGCAAAGGGTCTGCAATTCCCTTATCCACTGGTTTTGTGGTTTCACAAGCCGTACCTTCAGTGAGGAAAGATTCCAGAACCTTTTCCAAAGAGGAACGGCCTTCGGTCCTTTCTGTCAATTTAATTGACTACTATGGAAGTAGCAACTTAAATCAAGAAAAATCAGCCAAGCCTGTCCCAAAGGTATTAGGAAAAGGAGTAAACTCTGATGCCAAAGATTTTGAAATTGAGACGCACTTGATTCTCGAAAGTTTAGCAGCAGAACTTCACGCTCTGTCCTGGATGACAGTTAGCCCCGCCTACTTGGAGAGGCGAACTGCCCTGCCTTTCCATTGTGACATGGTTTTAAGACTTAGAAGGCTTCTTCATTTTGCTGATAAAGAACTCTCTCGGCTTCCAGACAAGGCACGAGGATCGTGA